The Candidatus Eisenbacteria bacterium sequence GTGCGGGGCGCTGCGGCGCCCCGCGACGTATGGCGGGAACGTGTGGGAATCGAACCCACCTCGGACGTTGGAAACGCCCGACAGAAGGATTTGAAGTCCTCGGAGTCCACCAGAACCCATCCGTCCCCGCGAACCGCTATGCCGACACCTCGAGCGGGCGCGAACCCCGCGGGAGCACCTCGCCGATCACGGCGGCCTTCACGCGCGCGCGAGAGAGCCTCGCCATCAGATCCTTCACGCGGGGCGGGCCCGCCACGATCAGGAGCCCTCCCGACGTCTGAGGATCGACCAGCGCCGCCCGGAGCGTCGCGGGCACCGTCTCATCGTAGCGCGTCTGGGCCTCGAGGTACGACGCGTTCGCCTGGAGCCCGCCCGGCGCGACGCCCTGGCCGGCGAACTCGAGCACGCCGGGAAGCACGGGCACCGCGCGGCTCCACACCCGGATCGTGACGCGGCTCGCCCGGGCGATGTTGAGGGCGTGCCCCAGGAGCCCGAACCCGGTCACGTCCGTCGCCGCGCTCGCGCGCGCCGCCTGCATCGCCTCGGCCGCGGCCCGGTTCAGCGTGGCCATCTGGCGCGTGATCGTGCGCAGCGAGGCGTCGTCGAGGAGCCTCCGCTTGAGGGCGGTCGCCAGGATGCCGGTGCCCAGGGGCTTCGTCAGCACGAGCAGATCTCCCTTCCGCGCGCCGGCGTTCGAGATCACGCGCTTCGGATGCACGTACCCCGTCACGGCGAATCCGAACTTGATCTCGCGGTCCCGGATCGAGTGGCCGCCCAGGAGCGCCACGTCCGCGCGGCGGAGCGTCTCCGCGCCTCCGCGCATCATCTCGCGCAGGATCGTGAGATCCCCTCCTTCGGGGAAGCCCACGATCGAGAGCGCCGAGACGGGCGTTCCGCCCATGGCGTAGACGTCGCTCACGGAGTTGGCGGCCGCGATTCGCCCGTACTCGTAGGGGTCGTTCACGACCGGCGTGATGAAGTCGACCGTCTGCACGAGCGCGAGACCGGGCGCGACCCGGTACACCCCCGCGTCGTCCCAGGTGTCGGGGCCGACGAGGACGTTCCGGTTCCGCTTGGGGGCGGGTAGTCCGCCGAGCACGTGGCTGAGGTCCTCCGGACCCAGCTTCGCCGCTCAGCCCGCGCAGGCGACCTGCTCGGTCAGCCGGTAGATGTCCCGTCTCGTGTGGCTCATGGATTCCAGGTACGGCCGCGCCGACCGGCGCGGATCAGGGGAGGAACGCCCACACCTCGATTTCGACGCGCGCGCCCGCGGGGAGATCCCGGGCCGCGATCGTGGAGCGCGCGGGGCGTGGCTCGGTGAAGCGGCTGGCGTAGACCTCGTTCATGGCCTTGAAGTCGGCCATGTCGACGAGGAACACGGTGGTCTTGACGACGTTCGCCAGGGTCGCGCCTCCCTCGGCGAGGATCGCTTCGAGATTCCGGATGGTCTGCTCGGTCTGCTCGGCCACGCCGCCAGGGACGAGCGCGCCCTTCGAGGGATCGGTGCCGGTCTGCCCCGACGTGACGATCCAGCGCCCCTGGAGCGTCCCGGTCCTCGCCTGGACGTAGGGGCCGATCGCGGCGGGCGCCCGGTCGGTGTGCAGGACCGCTCGGTCCGTCCCCTGGCTCACTCGACCGTGACGCTCTTGGCGAGATTGCGCGGCTGGTCCACGTCGCACCCTCGCTCCACGGCGATGTAGTACGCGAGGAGCTGGAGCGGGATCACCGCGAGGAGCGGCGTGAGCGATCCCATGGTGCGCGGGATGAAGAGCACGTGGTCCGCCTTCGAGACGACGTGCGTGTCCCCTTCCGTCGCGACGGCGATGATCTTCCCCTTCCGCGCGCGGACCTCCTCCATGTTGCTCAGGACCTTCTCGTAGGCCGAGTCCTGCGTGCAGATGAAGACGACCGGCATGTTGTCGTCGATCAGGGCGATCGGTCCGTGCTTCATCTCGGCCGCGGGATATCCCTCCGCGTGGATGTAGGAGATCTCCTTCAGTTTCAGCGCGCCCTCGAGCGCCACGGGGAAGTTCACGCCGCGCCCCAGGTAGAGGAAGTTGTTGTGATGGGAGTTCGCCTTCGCGATCTTCTGGATGCCCTCCGCGCCGGCGAGGATCGTCTCGATCTTGCCGGGAATCGCCTCGAGCTCGCGGACCAGCTCGGCCCCGACCTCGGGCGACAGCTCGCCGAGACGGCCCAGGTAGAGCGTGAAGAGCGCGAGCGCCGCGACCTGCGAGGTGAACGCCTTCGTCGACGCGACCCCGATCTCCGGTCCCGCGTGGATGTACACGCCGCCGTCCGATTCGCGCGCGATCGTGGAGCCGACCACGTTGCAGACGCCGAGCACTCGGGCGCCCTTCCGCTTCGCCTCGCGCATCGCGGCGAGCGTGTCGGCGGTCTCGCCCGACTGGCTGATCGCGAGCACGATCGTCCCCGGCTCGAGGATCGGATTCCGGTAGCGGAACTCCGACGCGTACTCGACCTCGACGGGGATCCGCGCGAGCTCCTCGATCAGGTACTCGCCGATGAGCCCCGCGTGCCAGGACGTCCCGCAGGCGGTGATCACCACGCGCTGGAGGGCGCGCAGCTCCGCGGCGGTCATGTTGAGCCCGCCGAGTCGCGCCATTCCCTCCTCGAGCAGGATGCGGCCCCGGAGCGTGTTCCGGATCGACTGGGGCTGCTCGAAGATCTCCTTCAGCATGAAGTGCGGGAATCCCGCCTTCTCGATCATCTCGAGGTCCCAGTCCACGGTCTCGATCTTCTTGGAGACCGCCTCCTCGCGGATCGTGGTGGTGTGGATCCCGTTGGGGGTGAGGACGACCATCTCCTCGTCGTCGAGGTACACCACCTGGTTCGTGTGGCGGATGATCGCCGACACGTCCGACGCCAGGATGTACTCCGAGTCGCAGATCCCGACGACGAGCGGACTCCCGTGGCGCGCTCCGACGATCTTCTGGGGCTCGTCCGTGGCGATGACCGCGAGCCCGTACGTGCCCGTGACAAGGCGCACCGCCGCGGCCACGGCCTTCTCGAGGTTCCCGTCGTAGAACTTCTCGATCAGGTGGGCGATCACCTCGGTGTCGGTGTCCGTGGTGAACTTGTGCCCTTCCTGCTGGAGCTTGATCTTGAGAGTGGAGTAGTTCTCGATGATGCCGTTGTGGACGACGGCGATCTTGTTCTTGCAGTCGGTGTGCGGGTGGGCGTTGATCGTGTTGGGAACGCCGTGCGTGGCCCAGCGCGTGTGCGCGATCCCGAGCCGCCCCTTGGGGTGGTTCGAGTCGACGAGCTTCTCGAGGATCGCGATCTTGCCGGCGGACTTCTCGATCTTGAGCCCGTCGCCGTTCAGAACGGCGAGGCCCGCCGAGTCGTACCCGCGATATTCCATCCGGCGGAGCCCTTCGAGCAGGATCGGCACGGACTCCTGCGGGCCCACGTAGCCGATGATGCCGCACATGGATGTCAGCCCCCCTGTGGCGCCGGTCGCGTGCTTCCCTGCGATCGCTCCACGGCTTCCTTCGCGCGCGAGACGAGGCCTTCCGCCCGTTCCCGGGTTGGGGCCTCGGCGATGATCCGCACGATCGGCTCCGTCCCGGACGCGCGCACCTGCACCCAGGCATCTTCCCAGACGTACTTTTCCCCGTCCAGCACATTGCGGTCCGCCTCGGGGAACGCGTCCCGGAGGGACTCCGCGGCCGCGGCCGCGTCTGCAAGTCGAAGATGGAGCGACCGTTTGACCATGACGAGGGGCGGCAGCTCCGCGACGCGCGCGCTCAGGGGACGGGAGTCCTGGGCGAGCCAGTCCAGCGTGATCGCCGCCGCCAGGAGGCCGTCCCGGGTCGCGTGGAGCGTGGGGTAGATGACCCCGCCGTTCCCCTCGCCGCCGATCACGCCTCCCTTCGCGAGGAGGAGCTGCGCCACGTGCGCCTCGCCCACGCGCGAGCGCTCGACTGCCGCGCCGTACCGGCGTGCGATCACTTCGACCCCCATCGAGGTCGACGCATTCACCGCGACGAGGCCCGGTGCCCGCGCGAGCGCCCAGTCGACCGCGATCTGAAGCGTGCGCTCCTCACCGATCGGCGTGCCGCGCTCGTCCACGATCGCGAGGCGGTCGGCATCGGGGTCGTAGGCGAAACCGACCGCAGCGCCCGTCCGCTTCACGAGCGCTCCGAGGTCGCCGAGGTTCTCGGGAAGCGGCTCGGGGACGCGCGGGAACCTGCCGTCCGGCGTGCAGTGGATCGCCTCGATCTCGCAGCCGAGCGCGCGTAGCAGCTCCGGAACGGCGATCGAGCCCGCGCCGTTCGTGGCGTCGACCGCCACCCGAAACCGGCGCGATCGGACGCGCTCCACGTCGATGCCCGGGAGCGCGAGGATCGCGGCGCGGTGACGCCCGATCGCCGCGTCATCCGTCCGGACCTGCCCGACGAGGTCGTGCGTCACCCACGCGGGCGCTCCCTCGCGCGCGCGGCGCGCGACCGCCTCGGACTGCGCCGGCGGGAGGAACGTGCCGCCCGGGCCGAAGAGCTTGAGCGCGTTCCAGGGCGCCGGGTTGTGACTCGCGGTGACCGCGAGGCCTCCCGCCGCCTCGTGTCCCCGGATCGCGAAGAGGATGGTCGGCGTGGGCGCGATGCCGACGTCGACGACGTCGTGGCCGGTCGCGAGGAGCGCCGCCTGCGCGCCGCGGAGCACCCAGGCCCCGCTCGGACGCGAGTCCCGTCCCGTCACGACCGGCCCCGGCCCGAGGAGCGACCCGTGCGCCCCCGCGAAGCGGGTGATCACGTCGGGGGTCAGGGCTTCCCCCACGATGCCGCGCACGCCGGAGGCGCTGACCATGAGGCCATGCCAGGGATCGCGGGAAGCCGCTGTGGGTGAGGAAGTCATCATGGTTTCGCGCCGAGGTGGGACTCTACCCCACTCTGTCGGCAGCTCCGAAGGCCTCCTTGATGGTGTCGGACCGGCGCTCTCTCGACGCCGGGAGTCCCGCTGGAACGGACCGTGGGGAAAGAATGGAGCTGGTGACCGGAATCGAACCGGTGACCCCGTCATTACGAGTGACGTGCTCTACCAGCTGAGCTACACCAGCCCCGGAAAGCGAAATCCCGCGCGGCGCGCGGGAGGCGAGCGCATAAGGTGGTGCGACCCCGCAGAATCGAACTGCGGACACCCACATTTTCAGTGTGGTGCTCTACCAACTGAGCTAGGGTCGCGCCGGTCGGAAAATTTATCAGACGGGGAGGTCTCGGTCAACCTCGGGGGTGCCGGAAACGGCGTCCGATCGCGCTTCCCGGCTAGGCGAGGCGCCGGCGGCGGTCGCTGCGCCCTCCGCGGCGGTCGGGCTTTCCACGGCGGTCCGTGTTCTCGCGCACGGGCAGGTAGATCGTGAGGATGCTGCTCCAGTCTCCCTCGCTCCGAGCCCGGATCTCGCCGCCGTGCTCCCGCACGATCTGGTACGCGACCGCGAGCCCCACCCCCGCTCCATAGCGGCGGGACGTCGAGAACGGCACGAAGAGGCGGTCCAGGCTCTCGCCGGGCGTCTTCGGCCCGTCATGGGCGACCTCGGCCTGCACATGGCCGTCCCCGCTCCGCGTCTCGACCCTCACGCGCCCGCCGCTCGGCACCTGCTGGAGCGCGTACTGGAATACGTTCGCCAGCACCTGGCGCATCTTCTCGTTGTCGAGGAGAAGGCTCGGCACCTCGGGCGAGAGCCGTTTCAAGAGCCGCACGCGCCGGCGCACGAGATCCTCGGACTGGGTCTCGAGCACTTCCTGGACGAGCGCGTTCAGGCTCTGGAGCTTGAGCCTCGGCCTCGTGAGCTGCGCGAGCGAGACCTGCTCGATGAGGATGCGCTCGAGCCGCTCCGTCTCTCTCAGGATGATCTCGAGGTACTCGCGGTTCGGATCCTCCGTCGCGAGGCTCCGGAGCACGCGACGCGCGAACCCCGTCACGGCGGCGATCGGGTTTCGGATCTCCTGCGCGACCTGGATCCCGCGCTCTCCCACCGCGGCGAGCTTCTCCGCGTGGCGGAGCTGCGCCTCGAGCTCGTGGATGCGCCGCTCGGCGCGCGACGCGACCTCGGCGCGCTGGTCGCGCACGGCGGCGAGCGTCGCGATCGAGGCGGCGAGATCCCCGACCTGCGCGTCTTCCGGGTCGAAGGGAGCCGCGGGAGCGGACGCGCGCGCGGAGCGAATGACGAGGATCGCGCCGCGGAGGGCGCCCTCCCACCGGAGCGGCACCGCCAGCGCCGAGCCCCAGTCGGGCGGCAGCGTCCCGGGAAGCCTGGGATCCTGGCGCACCTGGTCCACGAGGATCGGCCGCGGGTCGGCCTCGAGCCAGTGCCGGAGCGCCTCCCCCACCTCGAGGAGATCCCGGTCCTCGGCCGCGGGCTCTCCCGTCGTCGCGGTGATCGAGAACGCATCCGTCTCGCTCCTCGTCCACGCGACCGCCACGTCCGCGTCGAGCGCGGCGAGCAGCGAACGCAGCACGGAAGGATAGCCGGACTCGGAATCGCGGCGATCCCGGGCCTGCGCGGCCAGATCGAGGAGCGTTCGGAGCCCCGCGCCGCGACGGCGCGCGAGATCCAGGAGCCGCGAGCTCTCGAGCGCGATCCCGGCCTGCGCGGCCACCGCGCTCAGGAGCTCCATCTGGTCCGCGGTCCACCCCGCGATGCCCGGCGCCGCCGAGAGGACCAGGAGCCCGCGCACGCGCTCGCGTCCGAACACGGGCAGGAGCGCGACGGGCGCGTCGGGCAGGTGCTCGACGATGCGGCTCGGGAGACGGAGCTCGCGCGACGGGCGCGCCACGACGGCGGTCCGGCCGTCGAAGACGGCGTCGGCGAGGAGGTCCCGGTCCTGGTCCAGGGGGATCGGCGCCTCCCGCAGCCGGTCGAACACGGAGCTGTCGAACGCGCCGGCCGAGTCGAGCGCGTCCACGTCCAGGTACCCCTCCATCGAGGGAATGCCGATGTCCAGGTCCGCGTGCCGGTACGCGGCGCGCAGGGTGAGCGCGGCGGTCTCGGAAGAGACCTCGAAGAAGAGGAGCGAGTCGATCACGTCGCAGTACGCTCCGGCGATCGCCGCGAGGAGGAGCCGCGCCGTGCGTTCCGGATGGGTCGACGCGTGGAGGAGCGGGAGCGCGCGAAGGAGGAGCGCGGCGGTGCGATAGCGGCCTTCCTCCTCCTCGCCGGCCGGAAGCGGCGCGATGCCGCGGCCCTCCTCCTCCACGAGGCGGATCAGGAGGCCTACGGTCGGAAGGACGCCCGAGGCCTTCGGCGTGGCGGTGCCGCTTCGCTCGACGGCCGCCTGGAGGCGCGCGCAGTGGACGCAGTCCTGCGTGAAGCGCGTCTCGAAGTCGGGGCGGGCCTCGAAGGGACACGGCCTCGATTCGAGGAAGCAGACGCCGGCCGCGACGCGATCGGCGGAGCGAACGCGGCGCTCGGCGTATCGCCGCCATTCGAGGACGATCTGCTCTTCCAGCCGCGCCGTGCCCGGCGACCGCTTGACGCCCATCGCGCCCCTCCCTGATGTGATCGAACGGAATGTGCGAGGCGCTCCACCCCCACCTGGAGCGCCCCTCCGCGTGCCTGCACCCCCCCGGGCCGCGATACAGATTGATTTACGGCACGATCGGGGCTTATCTTGAGGCGACAGGTGCGGCGTAACGTATTGACATCAGGAGGATTACGGATGGAAGCCAAGCGGCCGGCGCAGCATCCCCAGCTCAACATGGAGATCGGCGAGAAGGAGGCGGAGGGGATCTACTCGAACTTCGTGGTCATCAGCCACTCCCTCTCCGAGTTCGTTCTCGACTTCGCGCGCGTCCTGCCCGGCACGCCGAAGAGCAAGGTCTTCGCGCGGGTGGTGATGACGCCGCCCAACGTGCGCGCGCTCCTCCATGCCCTCGAGACCAACGTGAAGAAGTACGAGGACACGTTCGGAAAGATCCGCACGCTCGACGAGAATCAGGCGAAGGAAATCGGGTTCACGTCCTCCTGATCCGGCCGGCGCCGGCGTCCTCGCGGAAGCGCCTCGGGGGAAGGCGGACCCGGCGGCGTCTTCCATCTCCGGTGAATCCAGTACCAGTGGTCGGGCCGCTCGCGGATCGCGCCCTCGAGAGCGGCGGTGATCTCGCGCGTGAGGCGGAACACCTCCTCGGTCTCGTCCCGCTTGGGATCGGGCTCCGTCACGAGGACCGACCGCGCGCGGAACGAGCCCCGCCCCACGCGCTCCAGCACCGCGACCAGGATGGGCGCGTTCCCGCGGATCGCGAGCCGGGCCGGGCCCGTGTGGGTCGACGCGGGGCGCCCGAAGAACGGAACGTGGATCCCCGCCTTGCGGGCGTCCTGATCCGGGAGCATGCCCAGGAACGCGCCCGCGCGAAGCGACTTGAGCGCGGTCCGCATGCCCTGCCCGATCAGGATCGGCTCGATGCCGAGCGCGCGGCGCACCTCGTTCAGGTAGGCGTCGCTCCCCGGATTCGTCTGGGCGGGGAGCACGTACTTCACCGGAGCGTAGCGCATCCCGACGGCGGCCCCGATCAGCTCCCAGTTCCCGAAGTGCCCGGTGAGGAGGATCGCGCCGCGCTTCGCGCGCGCCCACTCCTCGGCGGGCTCGAAGCCGACGAACTCCACGCGCGAGAGAATCCTCTCGCGCGGCTCGGCGGGGAGCGCCAGGAATTCGAGGAAGCTCCGGCCCAGCTGCTCGAACGCGCGGCGCGCGAGCGCGCGCGCGGACTCGCCCCCGGGTTGCTCGCCGAGCGATCGCGTCACGTTCTCGATCGCGATCTCGCGCCGGCGCTCGAGCACCCGGAACGCGATCCGGCCGATCGCCGCCCCGACGTCGCTCGCGCGGTCGAATCCGACCGTCCTCGCGGCGGCTCCCATCGTGCGGAGGAGAATCGTCTCGAGCCGCTGGCGCACGGGACGGAACGGACGCGCGCGGGCCATGTCAGGCTCCCGCGCGGCGGAAGCGGAGCCGCGGGACGAGCCGCACGCGCCCGCCGAACTCGCGACGCACCGAGCCGGACATCTCGAGGAGGAGGAGCGCCGCCGAGGCTTCCTGGATCGTGGCCCCCGCGCGCGCGGCGACCTCGTCCACGGTCTCCGGACGCTCGCGCACCGCGGCGAGGATGCGCGCCTCGATCGACCCGGCCGCGACGCCGGGAGGCGCGTGCGAGGGAGCCGCGGTGACCCACGCACCCGGAGGGCGGCTCCGCCTCGCGATCCCCGCCCGGAGCGGCGCGAGCTCCAGCGGAAGCTCCGGCTGCGGCCACGCGCCCCGGCCCGGAAGGAGCGCGAGCACGTCGCCGGGACCGGTCACGAGCGAGGCGCCGCTCCCGCGCAGGAGCGCGTGCGGCGCGGCGCCGTGGGGATTCCAGAGGCTCCAGGGAACGGCGCCCACGGGCCGGCGCATGGATCGCGCGTGGCGCGCCGTGAGGAGCGCGCCGCTCCGCGCGCCGCCTTCGACGACGACCACGGCGTCGGAGAGCGCGGCGAGAAGCCGGTTGCGGCTCGCGAACGCGCTTCGCGTCACGGGAGATCCGGCGGGGCGCTCCGTGAGGAGCCCGACGGAAGCGGCGATCGCTTCCGATAGCTCGCGATGGTCGTCCGGGTAGCAGAGATCGAAGCCCGTCCCCAGCACGGCGCCCGTGCGTCCGGAGGCGGAGAGCGCGCCGCGGTGCGCGGCGGCGTCGATGCCCCGCGCGAGCCCGCTCAGGATCTCGATCCCCCGGTCGGCCAGCGCGGCCGCGAGCTCGAAGGCGATCGCGCCCCCCTCGTCGCTCGCGCGGCGCGATCCCACGATGGCCACGCGCCACCCGGTTCGCTCCCACCCGCCGCGCAGGAACACGACCGGGCGGGTTCCGGACAGGCGCTCGAGTCCATGCGGATACTCCGGATCCTCCGGCGCGACCGCGCGCGGCGCGAGATCGTTCGTGCGCTTCCCGTCCACCCAACCCCCGCGCGCCGCCCCCGCGGCGCCAAGCGTCCGGCCACGGGGCTCAGGCCGAGCCCCGCGCCCCCTCGTCGCCCACCACGTCCTCCCAGAGAAGGCCGCCCTCCTCCGCGCCACCTCGCTCCGCGCGGCGCACCGCCGCGTCGAGCGCGGAAGGCTCGCGCAGGAGGCTCGTCAGCCGCTGGTAGCGCTCGGGATCGCGGGCCTGGATCCCGTCGAGCGCGAACGACTGCGCGCGCTCGGGAAGCGTCCGGACCGCGTCCGCCACGGCGAAGAGGCCCATCTCGTTGCCGCAGAGACCGACCAGCGCGTCGCGTCCCGAGTCCCGCACCGTGCGGTTGGGATCGCGGAGGAGCGCGACGAGCGGCACCGCGGCGACCGGCAGGGCCATGCGGCCGAGGGCCGACGCGGCGGCGCTCCGCGTGTACCAGAGCCCGTACTCGAGGAGCTCGATCAGCCGCTCCACGACGCGCTCGCCGAGCGTGGCGAGGGTGCGCGCCGCCTGGTCCCGAAGGAACCAGCTCTCCTGCTTCAGCACGTCGAGCAGCACCTCGATCGATTCCGGCGTCGGATTCTCCGCGAGCTGGCGGATCCACTCCTGCTTCTCTTCGGGGTCGCGATGGCGCAGCTCCTCCCAGAGCCTTGCCGTGTCCTTGGGAATCATGGCCTCACTCCTTGGTCCCTGGGACGGGATCGCCGTCCCTCCCGCGCGTCTCGGAGTCCTCCGGCCGCTCCGACTCGAGCATCGTCCAGATCCGGTCCAGCAATTCCTTCGTTCCCTCTCCGGTCACCCCGGAGACGGCCCCGCCCCACCCGGCGCCGTGCAGCGCGAACGGGGGGTCCGGCATCGATCCTCCTCCGACGAGATCGCTCCGGCTCATGGCGACGATCGTCGGCTTCCTCGTCAGGTCCTCGTGATACGAGCGGAGCTCGTGGCGCAGGACCTCGACGTCCCGCTCCGGCTCCGCGGACATGCTGTCGATCAGGACGAGCAGGACTCGCGTGCGCCACACGTGCCGCAGGAACTCGTGGCCGAGCCCTTTGCCCTGATGGGCTCCCTCGATGAGACCCGGCAGATCCGCCATGACGAAGCTCTGCTCGTCGCGCACGCGAACCAGACCGAGATGGGGCTCGAGCGTGGTGAACGGGTAGTCGGCGATCTTGGGGCGCGCCGCGCTGAGGCGGGAGAGGAGCGTCGATTTCCCGACGTTCGGGAACCCCACGAGACCGACGTCCGCGATGAGTCGGAGCTCGAGGCGCAGCCTCCGCTCCTCGCCCTCGCGCCCCGGCTCGGCTTCGCGCGGCGCCTGGTGCGTGGGGGTCGCGAACTTCGCGTTCCCCCGGCCTCCGCGGCCGCCGCGCGCGGCCACGAACGTGGCGTCCGGTCCGACCATGTCCGCGAGCACCTCCCCCGTCTCTTCATCCATCACCACGGTGCCCTGGGGCACGGCGACCCTCAGATCCGCGCCGCCTCTGCCGAACTTCTGGTTCCCGGAGCCGTGCGCGCCGGACGGCGCGCGAAAATGGGTGCGCGACTGGAAGTCGAGCAGCGTGCGAAGGTGGGGATTCACGAACAGGATCACGCTTCCCCCGCTCCCTCCATCGCCTCCGTCGGGCCCTCCCTTCGGGACGTACTTCTCGCGGCGGAAGCTCACGCAGCCGTTGCCGCCGCGTCCGGCCACGACGTGGATGGACGCACGATCGGCGAGCACGCGGAGCCTTGCCTACGCGACCGCTTCGATCGCCATGGCCTCGATCACCGCGTCCGCGGCCGCCTGCGTGCCCACGGCCGAGGGATCGTCCCGCCGCTCCTTCATGTCGTACGTGACGCGCTTCTTCTCGCGCACGACTCTCGCGATCGCGCGCTCCAGCCGGTCCGCGGCCTCCCGCTCTCCGAGATACCGCAGCATCAGCATCCCGCTCAGGATCATCGCGAGCGGGTTCACCTTGTCCTTCCCCGTGTACTTCGGAGCGCTCCCGTGCGTCGGCTCGAAGAGCGCGACGCCGTCGCCGATGTTGGCGCCGGGCGCGACGCCGAGCCCGCCCACGAGCCCCGCGGCGAGGTCGGAGATGATGTCGCCGTAGAGGTTCGGGAGCACGAGCACGTCATAGTCCTCGGGGACCTGGACCAGCTGCATGCACATGTTGTCCACGATCCGGTCCTGGAACCCGATCGCCGGGTACTCCTCCGCGACGCGGCGCGCGGTCTCGAGGAAGAGGCCGTCCGTGTTCTTCATGATGTTCGCCTTGTGCACCGCCGTCACCGAGCGGCGGCCGAGCTTCCGCGCGTACTCGAACGCGTGGCGCACGATCCGCTCGGTCCCCGACACGCTGATCGGCTTGATCGAGATCCCGGAATCCTCCTTGATCTCGCGATTGGCCTCGACGCGCACCAGGTCGCGGAGCGCGGTCGCTCCGTGCGACCCGACGGGGAACTCGATCCCCGCGTAGAGGTCCTCCGTGTTCTCCCGGATGATGACGAGATCGATGTTCTCGTAGCGGGAGCGAACGCCCGGATAGGACTTGCACGGACGCTCGCACGCGTAGAGGTCGAGCTCCTTCCGGAGCGCCACGTTCACGCTGCGGAAGCCCGACCCGACCGGCGTCGTGATCGGCCCCTTGAGACCGACCTTGTTCTTCCGGAGGGAGGCGAGCACGCGCTCGGGGAGGGGCGTCCCCTCGCGCTCGTAGACCTCCGTCCCTGCGTGCTGGATGTCCCACTCGAACGCGATGCCGGTGGACTCCAGCACCCGGCGAGTCGCCTGCGCCAGCTCCGGGCCGGTGCCGTCGCCCGGAATCAAGGTCACGCGGTAAGCCATGGACTCCCTTCCGATCTAAGTGGAAATGATGGACGCAAACGTCTGGTGTGCGGCGAGTTCTGCAGTTGACGTGCCCCCGGCGCAGACCCCTCCGGCTCGGGCCTGGACGCGATGGGCGCACGCTAGCAGAGGCGTACGCTCGAGGTCAAAAGGATTCGGCTCGCGTGGGTTACGAGGACGAGTCCTTCGAGGGCGACGGCTTCGGTTCGGGCTTCGGTTCCGACTTCTTCGAACCCTCATCCTTCGCTGGAGCCGACCCGCCGGACTCCTTCTTCTGCTGCTCCTTGTAGGATTTCGAGCGGTAATCCGTGATGTAGAAGCCGCTCCCCTTGAAGACGATCCCCGCGCCGGTGCCGATGAGCCTTCGCACCTTGCCGCGGCACTTCGGACAGCGGCTCTTGGGCGGGTCGGTCATCTTCTGGAAGACCTCGAATCGGTGTCCGCACTTCTGGCATTCGTACTCGTAGGTCGGCATCTTTACGCGCGCGCCATGACGCGCGCGCCGCAGCGCGCGCAACGTACAGCGTTCCCCATCCACAGACGATCCAACGGGCATTCCCGAACCGTCCGAGTCATAGTCCTCGCAACGCCTCCTCCAGCCGATTCATTCCCTCGGTGATGTCCCGCTCCGAGATGGCATACGAGAGCCGGAGGTGCCCCTCCATCCCGAACGCCGATCCCGGGACGCACACGATCTGGGCTTCATCGATCAGGTAATCGCACAAGGAGACGGAGTCCGTGACGCCGTTCCGGGCGGCGCGGATCCGTTCCGAGAAGTCGGGAAAGACGTAGAACGCGCCGTCCGGCGCCGCGAGGCGGACGCCCTGGAGCCGCGACACGCGCTCCACGATGAGATCGCGTCGCGCCGCGAACCGCTCCCGCATGTCGAGCGCGGGGCCGCGATCCCCCGTCAGCGCCCGGAGCGCCGCCTGCTGGGAGACGCTCGATGGATTCGAGGTCATCTGCCCCTGGAGCCGCTCCATCGCTTCCGCCACCTCGCGCGCCGCGGCCGCGTAGCCGAGCCTCCATCCGGTCATCGCCCACGTCTTCGACACGCCGTTCACGACCACGGT is a genomic window containing:
- a CDS encoding isocitrate/isopropylmalate dehydrogenase family protein — protein: MAYRVTLIPGDGTGPELAQATRRVLESTGIAFEWDIQHAGTEVYEREGTPLPERVLASLRKNKVGLKGPITTPVGSGFRSVNVALRKELDLYACERPCKSYPGVRSRYENIDLVIIRENTEDLYAGIEFPVGSHGATALRDLVRVEANREIKEDSGISIKPISVSGTERIVRHAFEYARKLGRRSVTAVHKANIMKNTDGLFLETARRVAEEYPAIGFQDRIVDNMCMQLVQVPEDYDVLVLPNLYGDIISDLAAGLVGGLGVAPGANIGDGVALFEPTHGSAPKYTGKDKVNPLAMILSGMLMLRYLGEREAADRLERAIARVVREKKRVTYDMKERRDDPSAVGTQAAADAVIEAMAIEAVA
- the obgE gene encoding GTPase ObgE encodes the protein MLADRASIHVVAGRGGNGCVSFRREKYVPKGGPDGGDGGSGGSVILFVNPHLRTLLDFQSRTHFRAPSGAHGSGNQKFGRGGADLRVAVPQGTVVMDEETGEVLADMVGPDATFVAARGGRGGRGNAKFATPTHQAPREAEPGREGEERRLRLELRLIADVGLVGFPNVGKSTLLSRLSAARPKIADYPFTTLEPHLGLVRVRDEQSFVMADLPGLIEGAHQGKGLGHEFLRHVWRTRVLLVLIDSMSAEPERDVEVLRHELRSYHEDLTRKPTIVAMSRSDLVGGGSMPDPPFALHGAGWGGAVSGVTGEGTKELLDRIWTMLESERPEDSETRGRDGDPVPGTKE
- a CDS encoding FmdB family zinc ribbon protein, yielding MPTYEYECQKCGHRFEVFQKMTDPPKSRCPKCRGKVRRLIGTGAGIVFKGSGFYITDYRSKSYKEQQKKESGGSAPAKDEGSKKSEPKPEPKPSPSKDSSS